A region from the Pseudomonas sp. P8_229 genome encodes:
- a CDS encoding EAL domain-containing protein has translation MLFVYVLAGLALYQSKKQHELQAAITAENLARSLAINVTGVLDKVDVGLFAVAREVERQMAAGGINETLLDGYLTQQQTAIRDCEGLWVADEKGDVPWGTILTAGKTNIADREYFQRLHENSHLGMVISKPVIGRTTKTWSVLLSRRINHIDGSFAGVALGSLRMVDYFTEIFSTFDVGKQGVIAIRDDEMALIARYPKVASESGKVGSKLVSAKATETIRAFPNDGSYTAVAPLDGIERLYSYRKIANYPLYIIVATSTDEFLAPWRKEAAITLLLITIFTLTILVYTRNSYRRETEVLKAKRMGRFRTAFRASPDSQVITRLDDGSLLEVNDGFTRIFGWTREETFGKTVFDIDIWRYPEERHESVRLLQQQGYFIDHEAEFVSKDGRTWPGLISAHIMTLDDTQCIQGIIRDISDRKDAEQQIQRLSFSDQLTGLPNRRLFMDRLEQALISSIRHQWIGALMFVDLDDFKSINETQGHGQGDLFLNEIAQRLRSCVPEGNTVARLGGDKFALILESKSANPQEAANHAETIGEKTLREIEQPYELCTSTLHRTCSIGITLFGERDEDASEPLKRAELAMYQAKACGRNVLCFFDPEMQTVVSARIALEEGLRKAIKQHHILLHYQPQVTKEGRITGVEALVRWKDTRGGMISPAEFIPMAEASGLIFPLGQQVLEIACKQLAVWAYRPKFSHLTIAVNVSARQFNQDGFVEQIQSVLELSGANPHRLKLEITESMLVSSIEDVIAKMNALKSIGVGFSLDDFGTGYSSLSYLKRLPLDQLKIDQGFVRDILVDPNDAAIARTVVALANSMSLSVIAEGVETRAQRDMLAALGCHNFQGYLFGCPMAIEALEAYIDTGIRHALPGR, from the coding sequence ATGTTGTTTGTCTATGTGCTGGCAGGTTTGGCGCTCTACCAGAGTAAAAAACAGCATGAGCTTCAAGCCGCCATCACAGCGGAGAACCTGGCGCGATCCTTGGCGATCAATGTCACTGGCGTCCTTGATAAAGTTGATGTGGGCCTGTTCGCTGTGGCAAGGGAAGTGGAGCGGCAAATGGCTGCTGGAGGCATCAATGAGACATTGCTGGATGGATATCTAACACAACAGCAGACAGCGATTAGAGATTGCGAAGGGCTATGGGTAGCTGATGAAAAAGGCGATGTCCCTTGGGGAACAATATTGACCGCCGGCAAAACGAATATTGCCGACAGAGAGTATTTCCAACGCTTGCATGAGAATTCGCATCTTGGAATGGTTATATCCAAACCTGTGATAGGACGCACCACAAAAACCTGGTCGGTCCTTCTGTCCAGACGCATCAACCACATTGATGGCTCCTTTGCAGGCGTGGCGCTGGGCTCGTTACGCATGGTGGATTATTTTACCGAGATATTCTCCACTTTTGATGTTGGAAAACAAGGAGTCATCGCAATTCGTGATGATGAGATGGCACTCATAGCCCGGTATCCGAAAGTAGCGAGTGAAAGTGGAAAAGTTGGCTCCAAGTTGGTGTCAGCCAAGGCTACAGAAACTATTCGTGCGTTCCCGAATGATGGGAGCTACACCGCAGTTGCTCCACTAGACGGCATTGAGCGACTCTACAGCTATCGAAAAATTGCTAATTACCCTCTCTATATCATCGTCGCAACGAGCACCGACGAGTTTCTCGCTCCTTGGCGAAAGGAAGCAGCCATAACACTGTTACTGATAACAATTTTCACCCTGACTATTCTTGTTTACACGCGTAACAGTTATAGACGTGAAACTGAAGTTCTTAAGGCTAAAAGAATGGGGCGCTTTCGGACCGCATTCCGCGCCAGCCCAGATAGTCAGGTCATCACCCGCCTTGACGATGGGAGCCTTCTTGAGGTCAATGATGGATTTACCCGCATATTTGGCTGGACACGGGAAGAGACTTTTGGAAAAACAGTATTTGATATCGACATTTGGCGTTATCCGGAAGAGCGTCACGAATCAGTTCGACTCTTACAGCAACAAGGATACTTCATTGATCATGAAGCTGAATTTGTAAGCAAGGATGGCCGCACTTGGCCCGGCCTGATTTCGGCGCACATAATGACCCTGGATGACACTCAATGTATTCAAGGTATCATCCGCGACATCAGCGACCGGAAAGATGCCGAACAACAGATCCAAAGACTGTCATTCTCTGACCAGTTAACAGGGTTACCAAATCGCCGACTCTTTATGGATCGGCTGGAACAAGCATTGATTTCGAGTATTCGCCATCAATGGATAGGCGCATTGATGTTTGTCGATCTCGATGACTTCAAGTCCATCAACGAAACTCAGGGGCATGGCCAAGGCGACTTGTTTCTAAATGAAATAGCCCAACGATTGAGGAGTTGTGTGCCGGAGGGCAACACCGTCGCCCGCCTTGGAGGCGACAAATTCGCTCTTATTCTGGAGAGCAAGAGCGCCAATCCGCAAGAGGCGGCGAACCATGCTGAAACCATTGGCGAAAAAACCCTGCGGGAGATCGAGCAGCCTTATGAGTTGTGTACATCGACACTGCACCGAACCTGCAGCATAGGTATTACTCTGTTCGGCGAGCGGGATGAGGATGCAAGCGAGCCCCTGAAACGCGCCGAGTTGGCCATGTACCAAGCCAAAGCCTGCGGACGCAATGTCTTGTGTTTTTTCGACCCCGAGATGCAGACGGTCGTCAGCGCTCGAATCGCACTGGAGGAAGGACTGCGCAAAGCTATCAAGCAACACCACATCCTGTTGCACTATCAACCGCAGGTCACGAAGGAAGGTCGCATTACAGGCGTGGAGGCGTTAGTGCGCTGGAAAGACACGCGCGGCGGCATGATTTCTCCGGCAGAGTTCATTCCAATGGCAGAGGCGTCGGGCTTGATTTTCCCGCTAGGCCAGCAGGTGCTCGAAATAGCTTGTAAGCAGTTGGCCGTATGGGCGTATAGACCGAAGTTCTCTCACCTGACCATCGCCGTCAACGTCAGTGCTCGGCAGTTTAATCAGGATGGTTTTGTCGAACAAATACAGTCTGTGCTCGAGCTCTCCGGTGCCAATCCTCATCGTCTCAAGCTGGAAATTACTGAAAGTATGCTGGTCTCCAGCATCGAGGACGTAATAGCCAAGATGAATGCGTTGAAATCCATCGGCGTCGGCTTTTCGCTGGACGACTTTGGCACCGGTTACTCCTCCCTCTCGTATCTCAAGCGCCTGCCGCTGGACCAACTCAAGATCGACCAGGGATTCGTACGCGATATCCTGGTGGACCCAAACGACGCTGCAATCGCCAGGACAGTGGTTGCGCTGGCAAACAGTATGAGCTTGTCGGTCATTGCTGAGGGGGTTGAAACACGCGCACAGCGTGACATGCTGGCTGCCTTGGGTTGCCATAACTTCCAAGGATATTTATTTGGTTGCCCCATGGCCATAGAAGCATTGGAGGCTTACATCGATACAGGGATTCGCCACGCTCTTCCAGGCCGGTAG
- a CDS encoding MFS transporter encodes MTSLSTEKRGWSAVLAMSLAAFALVASEFMPVSLLTPIAAELHITEGQAGQGIAVSGGFALLTSLVIAAVAARVERKKLLLCLTLLMIVSGTVVAFAPGYPSFMFGRALIGIAIGGFWSLSAATAMRLVQPDQVSRALAIVNGGNALATVIAAPAGSFLGSLIGWRGAFFCVVPVAALAAVWLLISLPSFKVERQTGSGNALRLMQRLPVALGMIAVSVFFMGQFMLFTYLRPFLEGVTGVSVSTLSFMLLGLGLAGFIGTFLIERFIGNGLYRTLTVIPLIMAVIALALVNFGASPLLTAVLLGLWGLVATAAPVGWWTWLAQTLPEDAEAGGGLLVAIVQLAIAAGAIVGGLAFDLSGYKATFELSAAVLVVASVVAWLAGRSATEVDLAESKAAA; translated from the coding sequence ATGACTTCCCTTTCTACAGAAAAACGCGGCTGGAGCGCCGTGCTGGCCATGTCGTTGGCCGCATTCGCCCTGGTCGCTTCAGAGTTCATGCCCGTCAGCCTGCTGACGCCCATCGCGGCAGAACTGCACATTACCGAAGGCCAGGCCGGGCAGGGGATTGCCGTCTCCGGTGGCTTCGCCTTGCTCACCAGTCTGGTGATTGCTGCAGTCGCCGCGCGTGTCGAGCGCAAGAAGCTGCTGCTGTGCCTGACCTTGTTGATGATCGTCTCGGGTACGGTCGTCGCATTCGCGCCGGGCTACCCGTCATTCATGTTTGGACGCGCCTTGATTGGCATCGCCATCGGCGGGTTCTGGTCATTGTCGGCGGCGACCGCCATGCGTCTGGTGCAGCCCGATCAGGTTTCCCGAGCACTGGCCATCGTCAATGGCGGTAACGCGCTGGCGACGGTCATCGCCGCCCCCGCGGGCAGCTTCCTTGGTTCGCTGATTGGCTGGCGCGGCGCATTCTTCTGTGTTGTACCGGTCGCAGCGCTGGCGGCCGTGTGGCTGCTGATCAGCCTGCCGTCCTTCAAGGTCGAGCGCCAGACCGGCAGCGGCAACGCCCTGCGGCTGATGCAGCGGCTGCCCGTCGCTTTGGGGATGATCGCCGTCAGCGTATTTTTCATGGGGCAGTTCATGTTGTTCACCTACCTGCGCCCGTTCCTTGAGGGCGTCACCGGCGTCAGCGTTTCAACATTGTCGTTCATGCTACTGGGCCTTGGCCTTGCCGGTTTCATCGGGACTTTTCTGATCGAAAGATTCATCGGCAATGGCCTCTACCGCACACTGACAGTGATCCCGCTGATCATGGCGGTCATCGCGCTGGCGCTGGTCAACTTCGGCGCCTCGCCGTTGCTGACCGCAGTGCTGCTCGGCCTATGGGGCCTGGTCGCTACGGCGGCGCCCGTAGGCTGGTGGACCTGGCTGGCGCAGACGCTCCCGGAGGATGCTGAAGCCGGCGGAGGGTTGCTGGTGGCCATCGTGCAACTGGCTATCGCCGCCGGGGCAATTGTCGGCGGCCTGGCATTTGATCTGAGTGGTTACAAAGCCACCTTCGAACTGAGTGCAGCGGTGTTGGTGGTGGCGTCTGTGGTCGCCTGGCTGGCGGGGCGCAGTGCGACTGAGGTTGATCTTGCCGAGTCGAAGGCGGCTGCCTGA
- a CDS encoding NAD(P)-dependent alcohol dehydrogenase has translation MQVFAYGAHAGDKPLEPLRITRRDPGQEDVQIEIAYCGICHSDLHQVRAEWEGTQYPCVPGHEIVGRVTAVGQKVTGFAPGDLVGVGCIVDSCKHCEECAEGLENYCDGMIGTYNFPTPDAPGWTLGGYSQAIVVHQRYALRIRHPEAQLAAVAPLLCAGITTWSPLRHWNAGPGKKVGVVGIGGLGHMGIKLAHALGAHVVAFTTSESKREAAKSLGADEVVVSSDAQQMAAHLKSFDLIINTVAAPHDLDALLILLKRDGAMTLVGAPASPHPSPNVFNLIMKRRTLAGSMIGGIPQTQEMLDFCAEHGIVSDIELIRAEQINEAYERMLKGDVKYRFVIDNATLAQ, from the coding sequence ATGCAAGTCTTCGCTTATGGCGCCCATGCGGGCGATAAACCGCTTGAACCCCTGCGCATCACGCGTCGCGATCCCGGCCAGGAAGATGTGCAGATCGAGATTGCCTATTGCGGTATCTGCCACTCGGACCTGCACCAGGTGCGCGCCGAATGGGAGGGTACGCAATACCCTTGTGTGCCCGGTCACGAAATTGTCGGTCGTGTCACGGCGGTAGGCCAAAAAGTCACCGGGTTCGCCCCGGGTGATCTGGTCGGCGTCGGCTGCATCGTCGACAGCTGCAAGCATTGCGAAGAGTGTGCCGAAGGCCTCGAAAACTACTGCGACGGCATGATCGGCACCTACAATTTTCCGACCCCGGACGCACCTGGCTGGACCCTCGGTGGCTACTCACAGGCAATCGTCGTGCACCAGCGCTACGCATTGCGCATTCGTCACCCCGAGGCGCAGTTGGCTGCCGTTGCGCCGCTGCTGTGCGCGGGCATCACCACCTGGTCGCCGCTGCGGCACTGGAACGCTGGCCCCGGCAAGAAAGTCGGCGTGGTGGGCATCGGAGGCCTCGGTCACATGGGCATCAAACTGGCCCATGCGCTGGGCGCGCATGTGGTGGCATTCACCACCTCCGAATCGAAGCGTGAAGCCGCGAAAAGCCTGGGTGCCGATGAAGTGGTGGTCTCAAGCGATGCGCAGCAAATGGCGGCGCACCTGAAGAGCTTCGACCTGATCATCAACACCGTCGCCGCGCCGCACGACCTCGATGCCTTGTTGATCCTGCTCAAGCGTGACGGCGCGATGACCCTGGTCGGCGCGCCAGCCTCACCGCATCCGTCGCCCAACGTGTTCAATCTGATCATGAAGCGTCGCACTCTGGCGGGGTCGATGATCGGCGGTATCCCGCAGACCCAGGAGATGCTCGATTTCTGCGCCGAGCACGGCATCGTTTCGGACATCGAGTTGATCCGCGCCGAGCAGATCAATGAGGCGTACGAGCGCATGCTCAAAGGTGACGTCAAATACCGGTTCGTGATCGACAACGCGACGCTGGCGCAGTGA
- a CDS encoding AraC family transcriptional regulator, with amino-acid sequence MIPTPLRHESPLASNIDSRVSVPGDFATSIPGLSLFRRDQPAPPAVCMVEPSLILVGRGEKRLWVGGEGYCYDPSRFLVTSLDLPANSEVMLASPQQPCVGLVLKLDVGMLAEVLSKGGLPARRHPSMSTGAGIGSMSSALEGALDRLLALLDEPEAIPVLAPLILREIHYRLLNTDQGARLRQIIAVDGQGYRIAKAIDWLKVNYTEALRIEELAARVQMSTPTFHHHFRQLTGMSPLQYQKWLRLNEARRLMLTEHLDVSRAAFAVGYESPSQFSREYARLFGTAPSRDIALMRGQPLEAEAPGAVAN; translated from the coding sequence ATGATCCCTACCCCCCTGCGCCATGAATCGCCTTTGGCGTCGAACATTGACTCGCGCGTGAGCGTACCGGGCGACTTCGCCACCTCTATTCCCGGGCTGTCGCTGTTTCGTCGCGATCAGCCGGCACCTCCCGCCGTGTGCATGGTCGAGCCAAGCCTGATTCTGGTGGGCCGTGGTGAAAAGCGCTTGTGGGTCGGTGGTGAGGGTTACTGCTACGACCCGTCGCGATTTCTGGTCACCTCGCTGGACCTGCCCGCCAACTCCGAGGTGATGCTTGCCAGTCCCCAACAACCCTGTGTCGGGCTGGTGCTGAAACTGGATGTCGGCATGCTCGCCGAGGTCCTCAGCAAGGGTGGCTTGCCTGCCAGACGCCATCCTTCGATGAGCACAGGCGCGGGTATTGGCAGTATGTCGTCGGCCCTCGAAGGCGCCCTTGATCGCCTGTTGGCATTGCTCGATGAGCCCGAGGCAATCCCGGTGCTGGCGCCGCTGATCCTGCGGGAAATTCACTATCGGCTGCTCAATACCGATCAAGGCGCGCGGCTGCGGCAGATCATCGCCGTGGATGGCCAGGGTTATCGCATCGCCAAAGCCATCGACTGGCTCAAGGTCAACTACACCGAGGCCCTGCGCATCGAAGAGCTGGCAGCGCGGGTGCAGATGAGCACGCCGACCTTTCACCATCATTTCCGCCAGCTCACTGGCATGAGCCCGCTGCAGTACCAGAAGTGGCTGCGGCTGAACGAGGCCCGCCGGCTGATGTTGACCGAACACCTGGACGTCTCGCGGGCAGCGTTTGCGGTCGGCTACGAAAGCCCTTCGCAGTTCAGTCGCGAATATGCCCGCTTGTTCGGCACCGCGCCGAGCCGTGACATCGCCCTGATGCGCGGGCAGCCACTCGAGGCAGAAGCGCCCGGCGCCGTAGCGAACTGA
- a CDS encoding (2Fe-2S)-binding protein, whose protein sequence is MELRINQKTYQVDADADTPLLWVIRDDLGMTGTKYGCGLAQCGACSVLVDGNVVRSCVTPVAGVVGREVTTIEAIEADDVGKRVVSTWVDLQVAQCGYCQSGQVMAATALLKQNPKPSDAQIEAAMVNLCRCGTYNAIHAAVHELAGKGDA, encoded by the coding sequence ATGGAACTACGAATCAACCAGAAGACCTATCAGGTCGATGCCGACGCCGATACGCCCTTGCTGTGGGTGATCCGCGATGACTTGGGCATGACCGGCACCAAATACGGCTGCGGCCTGGCGCAGTGCGGCGCCTGTTCGGTGCTGGTGGACGGCAATGTGGTGCGCTCGTGCGTCACGCCGGTGGCCGGCGTGGTCGGCCGCGAGGTCACCACGATTGAGGCCATCGAGGCCGATGACGTGGGCAAACGGGTCGTCTCCACTTGGGTCGATCTGCAGGTCGCGCAGTGCGGTTACTGCCAGTCAGGGCAAGTGATGGCCGCTACTGCGTTGCTCAAACAGAACCCCAAGCCGAGTGATGCGCAGATCGAGGCGGCGATGGTCAATCTGTGCCGTTGCGGTACTTACAACGCCATTCATGCCGCCGTGCATGAGCTTGCCGGCAAGGGAGATGCCTGA
- a CDS encoding xanthine dehydrogenase family protein molybdopterin-binding subunit, with translation MNVRIDPTLEAAALALHDPVNLSRRRFLTGTAVGALVLGFGLPLGATRVQAAAAATTAERGTQVPAFLEIRPDNRVRLLCPFMEGGQGTFTAMAQIVGEELDADPATFLVEAAPPGEAYVVMENGMRITGGSMSVRMSYPVMRRLGALARAMLLQAGAQKLGVSVGELTTEPGKVVHAKSGRSLAYGELAEHAMDLPVPDPASVQLRDPSQFRWIGKPVKRLDAYDKSTGKALYSIDLKVDDMLHAAVQHAPRLGMTVGNLRNEDQVKAMKGVHSVHRLPGAVAVVAERWWHAKRAVEAIQVDWQEPTADSTVRPMPADFSSDAWLKRLAADKGPAKDDEHEGDVASILKEAKTRIDATYHNQYLNHGQLEPPSALARFNPDGSLEVWLPNQAPDMFRADIAKRTGLDPSRITLHSPLLGGFFGRHFLYDAASPYPQAIALAKAVGRPVKLIWSREEEFLRDVLRPVAAVNFRAALDNDGWPLAIEAISATEGPTEALAGKQGEKLDPTALEGLSGKSYAIPNKRIAQIYVKGPAMLGYWRSVGNSLNDFFYESFLDELADKGGKDPFDLRLHLLRGNQRLTTLLQAVGELSGGWKRGPFTAEDGSKRARGVAMASPFGTQTAVIAEVSIENGQVRVHDIWQAIDPGSIVNPAIVEAQVNGAVALGLSQTLVEESVWVDGKPRARNYDLYPILPPARMARVHVRVVESGEKMGGIGEPPLPAVAPAVANAVATLTGQRVRSLPMSRHTFT, from the coding sequence ATGAACGTTCGAATCGATCCTACGCTGGAAGCAGCAGCACTGGCTCTGCATGATCCGGTCAACCTATCGCGCAGACGTTTCCTGACCGGCACCGCCGTCGGCGCACTGGTGCTCGGCTTCGGCCTGCCGCTGGGTGCGACACGCGTGCAAGCGGCAGCGGCGGCAACGACTGCCGAGCGCGGCACGCAGGTGCCGGCGTTTCTGGAAATCCGCCCGGACAACCGCGTGCGTCTGCTCTGCCCGTTCATGGAAGGCGGACAAGGCACGTTCACCGCGATGGCGCAAATCGTCGGTGAAGAACTGGATGCCGACCCGGCGACCTTCCTGGTTGAAGCGGCACCGCCCGGCGAAGCCTATGTGGTGATGGAAAACGGCATGCGCATCACCGGCGGCAGCATGTCGGTGCGCATGAGTTACCCGGTCATGCGCCGCCTCGGCGCCCTCGCCCGCGCCATGCTGCTGCAGGCCGGCGCGCAGAAGCTTGGGGTGTCGGTGGGCGAATTGACCACCGAGCCTGGCAAAGTCGTGCACGCCAAGTCTGGCCGCTCGCTGGCCTACGGTGAACTGGCCGAGCACGCGATGGACCTGCCGGTTCCCGATCCGGCCTCTGTGCAGCTGCGTGATCCAAGTCAGTTCCGCTGGATCGGCAAACCGGTCAAACGCCTCGATGCTTACGACAAGTCCACGGGCAAGGCGCTCTACAGCATCGATCTGAAGGTCGACGACATGCTGCATGCCGCCGTTCAGCATGCCCCGCGCCTGGGGATGACGGTGGGCAACCTGCGCAACGAAGACCAGGTCAAGGCGATGAAAGGCGTGCATTCCGTGCATCGTCTGCCGGGCGCCGTGGCGGTGGTCGCCGAACGTTGGTGGCACGCCAAACGTGCGGTCGAAGCGATTCAGGTCGACTGGCAGGAGCCCACGGCAGACAGCACCGTGCGGCCGATGCCCGCTGACTTTTCCAGCGATGCCTGGCTCAAGCGACTCGCTGCAGACAAAGGCCCCGCCAAAGATGATGAACATGAAGGCGACGTGGCGTCGATTCTCAAGGAGGCCAAGACCCGGATCGACGCCACTTACCACAACCAATACCTGAACCACGGGCAACTGGAGCCGCCTTCTGCGCTGGCCCGCTTCAATCCGGACGGCTCGCTGGAGGTCTGGTTGCCGAATCAGGCGCCGGACATGTTCCGTGCGGACATCGCCAAACGCACGGGGCTGGATCCGTCGCGCATTACCTTGCATTCACCGTTGCTGGGTGGATTCTTCGGTCGGCATTTTCTCTACGACGCGGCCAGCCCCTATCCGCAGGCAATCGCGCTGGCGAAAGCGGTTGGCCGCCCGGTCAAGCTGATCTGGAGTCGCGAGGAAGAGTTCCTGCGTGACGTGCTGCGTCCGGTTGCTGCGGTGAACTTCCGCGCGGCGCTGGACAACGATGGCTGGCCGCTGGCAATCGAAGCGATCAGTGCCACCGAAGGCCCGACCGAAGCCCTCGCCGGCAAGCAGGGTGAGAAGCTCGACCCGACGGCGCTTGAAGGGTTGTCGGGCAAGTCCTACGCGATCCCCAACAAGCGCATCGCGCAGATCTACGTCAAAGGCCCGGCGATGTTGGGTTACTGGCGTTCGGTGGGCAATTCCCTCAACGACTTCTTCTATGAATCGTTCCTCGACGAACTGGCCGACAAGGGCGGCAAGGACCCGTTCGACCTGCGCCTGCATCTGCTGCGTGGCAACCAGCGACTGACCACGCTGCTGCAAGCGGTGGGTGAGCTGTCGGGCGGCTGGAAGCGCGGGCCGTTTACCGCCGAGGACGGCAGCAAACGTGCGCGAGGTGTGGCGATGGCTTCGCCGTTCGGTACCCAGACGGCGGTGATCGCCGAGGTGTCCATCGAGAACGGCCAGGTCAGGGTGCACGACATCTGGCAGGCGATTGACCCGGGCAGCATCGTCAATCCGGCGATTGTCGAAGCGCAGGTCAATGGCGCCGTGGCGTTGGGACTGTCGCAGACACTGGTGGAGGAATCTGTCTGGGTGGATGGCAAACCCCGGGCGCGCAACTACGACTTGTATCCGATCCTGCCGCCTGCGCGGATGGCCCGGGTCCACGTGCGTGTCGTCGAGAGCGGGGAAAAAATGGGTGGCATTGGCGAGCCGCCATTGCCCGCCGTCGCGCCAGCCGTCGCCAATGCGGTGGCAACGCTGACGGGGCAGCGGGTGCGCAGCCTGCCCATGAGCCGACACACCTTCACTTGA
- a CDS encoding c-type cytochrome — protein MNNSRFARTAGWLAVPCLVAAGLLAWYVTREPVSRLENHQIAVADIDPALVARGEYVARLSDCVACHSVPGGAPFAGGLEMATPLGAIHATNITPDTQTGIGHYSLADFDRAVRHGVTPDSRRLYPAMPYPSYVKLSDDDVRALYAFFMKGVAPVKQANIPSAIAWPLNLRWPIAMWNGVFVDAEPYAAKPSQDEVWNRGAYLVQGAGHCGSCHTPRGLAFNEKALDETGQPYLAGALLDGWYAPSLRDDHNTGLGRWSEPQIVQFLKTGRNQHAVVYGSMTEAFNNSTQFMTDDDLTAIAHYLKSLPGDRERDGQPWQYQAVSATERLDAPGAHTYVTRCASCHGLDGKGQPEWMPPLAGATSALAKESASAINITLNGSQRVVAAGVPDAYRMPAFREQLSDQQIAEVLTFMRSTWGNQGSAVDVQAVGKLREHTGPASSSPIILQMR, from the coding sequence ATGAATAACAGCCGATTCGCAAGAACCGCTGGCTGGCTGGCCGTGCCGTGCCTGGTCGCGGCAGGCCTGCTGGCCTGGTATGTCACCCGCGAGCCTGTTTCGCGCCTGGAAAACCATCAGATCGCTGTGGCCGACATCGACCCGGCGCTGGTCGCCCGTGGCGAATACGTTGCCAGGCTCAGCGATTGCGTGGCCTGTCACAGCGTGCCGGGCGGCGCACCGTTCGCCGGTGGCCTGGAAATGGCCACACCGCTGGGTGCGATCCATGCGACCAATATCACCCCGGACACGCAAACCGGCATCGGCCATTACAGCCTGGCGGACTTCGACCGAGCCGTGCGCCACGGTGTAACACCTGACAGTCGCCGCCTGTATCCGGCGATGCCCTACCCGTCTTACGTCAAGCTCAGTGACGACGATGTGCGTGCGCTGTATGCGTTCTTCATGAAAGGCGTGGCGCCGGTGAAACAGGCGAACATCCCGAGTGCGATTGCGTGGCCGTTGAACCTGCGCTGGCCGATTGCAATGTGGAACGGCGTGTTCGTCGACGCCGAACCCTACGCAGCCAAACCGTCGCAGGACGAAGTATGGAACCGTGGCGCGTACCTCGTTCAAGGCGCGGGGCACTGCGGCAGTTGCCATACGCCGCGTGGTCTGGCGTTCAACGAAAAGGCACTGGATGAGACCGGTCAGCCGTACCTCGCCGGCGCCTTGCTCGATGGCTGGTACGCGCCGAGCCTGCGTGATGATCACAACACCGGGCTGGGCCGCTGGAGCGAACCGCAGATCGTGCAGTTCCTCAAGACCGGGCGCAACCAACATGCGGTGGTTTACGGCTCGATGACCGAGGCGTTCAACAACTCCACGCAGTTCATGACCGACGATGATTTGACCGCGATTGCCCACTACCTGAAGTCGCTTCCCGGGGACCGCGAGCGCGACGGGCAGCCATGGCAGTATCAAGCGGTTTCGGCAACGGAACGTCTGGACGCGCCCGGTGCGCATACCTACGTGACACGCTGTGCTTCGTGCCACGGACTGGACGGCAAGGGCCAGCCCGAATGGATGCCGCCGTTGGCTGGCGCGACTTCCGCACTGGCCAAAGAGAGCGCCTCGGCGATCAACATCACCCTCAATGGTTCACAGCGGGTCGTAGCTGCCGGCGTGCCGGACGCCTATCGCATGCCGGCCTTCCGTGAGCAGTTGTCGGATCAGCAGATTGCCGAAGTGCTGACCTTCATGCGCAGTACTTGGGGCAATCAGGGCAGTGCCGTTGATGTGCAGGCGGTTGGCAAGCTGCGTGAACACACCGGTCCGGCCAGCAGCAGCCCGATCATTCTGCAGATGCGCTAA
- a CDS encoding XdhC family protein, which produces MESIDLLVLRTARDWLAAGERVLLATVARTWGSSPRPTGSMMALRDDGRVVGSVSGGCIEDDLIHRYTTAHGGSGVDDSAPQVVRYGVSADEAHRFGLPCGGTLELILEFNPAWQSLDALLVQLDAGQLVRRRLALATGQVKLEATATPEQFCFDGAQMLNTLGPGYRMLMIGAGALAEYLATMALFNGFKVAVCDPRPEYIETWAVGGVERIVGMPDDVVRDFAVDLRTCIVALSHDPKLDDLALLEALHGPAFYIGAIGSRRNSQLRRERLIEHFGESEASLERLHGPIGLYIGSKTPAEIAVSVMAEILAAKNGARLPQALSIARAKALAE; this is translated from the coding sequence ATGGAAAGTATCGACTTGCTGGTCCTGCGCACGGCGCGGGACTGGCTCGCCGCCGGCGAGCGCGTGCTGCTCGCCACGGTGGCGCGCACGTGGGGTTCTTCGCCGCGCCCGACGGGGTCGATGATGGCCTTGCGTGACGACGGTCGCGTGGTGGGCAGCGTGTCCGGCGGCTGCATCGAGGATGATCTGATCCATCGCTATACCACGGCCCACGGCGGCAGTGGTGTTGACGACAGCGCACCGCAAGTGGTGCGCTACGGCGTCAGCGCCGATGAGGCGCATCGCTTCGGTTTGCCCTGCGGTGGCACGCTTGAACTGATCCTTGAGTTCAATCCGGCGTGGCAGTCACTCGACGCGTTGCTGGTGCAACTGGACGCAGGGCAGCTGGTTCGCCGTCGCCTGGCGCTGGCGACCGGTCAGGTCAAGCTCGAAGCCACGGCGACGCCGGAGCAGTTCTGCTTCGATGGCGCGCAGATGCTCAATACCTTGGGGCCGGGTTATCGGATGCTGATGATCGGTGCCGGTGCGCTGGCCGAATATCTGGCGACCATGGCGTTGTTCAACGGCTTCAAGGTGGCAGTGTGCGATCCGCGTCCCGAGTACATCGAGACTTGGGCGGTAGGCGGCGTGGAGCGCATCGTCGGCATGCCGGATGACGTCGTCCGCGACTTCGCGGTCGACCTGCGCACCTGCATCGTCGCCTTGAGTCATGACCCCAAACTCGACGATCTGGCACTGCTCGAAGCGCTCCACGGCCCGGCGTTCTACATCGGTGCCATCGGCTCGCGGCGCAACAGCCAACTGCGTCGTGAACGTCTGATCGAGCATTTTGGTGAGAGCGAGGCGTCGCTTGAGCGCCTGCACGGGCCGATCGGCCTCTACATCGGCAGCAAGACACCCGCGGAAATCGCCGTCAGCGTGATGGCCGAGATCCTTGCCGCCAAGAATGGCGCCCGCCTGCCGCAAGCGCTTTCAATCGCCAGGGCCAAAGCGCTCGCGGAATGA